The Xanthomonas rydalmerensis genomic interval CGGCGCGTTATTGCACCGGCTATCTGGGCGACATCGGCGTCCCCGCCTCGGACGCGCCGATGGACTTTTCCGGCTGGTTCGAGGCGTTCCTCGATGGGCATTGGTACACCTTCGATGCGCGCCACAACCTGCCGCGCATCGGCCGGGTGCTGATCGCGCGCGGCCGCGACGCCGCCGACGTCGCGATCAGCAACACCTTCGGCGACAACACCCTCGAATCGTTCGTGGTGTGGACCGAGGAAACCGACCAGGCGCGCCTGGACCCACGCCCCGCCGCGACAGGCGCCACCGGCACGACGGCACTGCACGACGCCGGCCTGCCGCTGTAGTGCGCTTGCGCTGCATGGCGTGGCCGGCGACGGCGGCGCCCGCACGGCGGAAACCCGCAACGATGCGCGCCTGAATCCTCCGGGCACGGCATGCGCCAGCGCCGGCGCACGCCGTTCCCGCGTCAGGCGAAGCCGTCGGTAGCGCGTACCAGTGCGTCGACGTTCTCGGGCTCGAACGCGGAATGGCCCGAGGCCGGCGTGATCTGCAGCGTCGCCTTCGGCCAGGCTTTGGCCAGGTCCCAGGCGTTGGCCAGCGGGCAGACCACATCGTAGCGGCCGTGCACGATCACCCCGGGGATGTCGGCGATACGGTGCGCGTCGCGCAACAGCTGGTCCTCGACCTCGAAGAAACCGCCGTTGACGAAGTAGTGGTTCTCGATGCGGGCGAAGGCCAGCGCGAAATGCGGGTCTTCGTGGCTGTCGACGAAATCGGCATCCACATGCAGGAAACTGGTCGCGCCTTCCCACACGCTCCAGGCCTTGGCCGCGGCCAGGCGGGTGGCCTCGTCGTCGCTGGTCAGGCGTCGGTGGAAGGCGGAGATCAGGTCGGCGCGCTCCACCGGCGGGATCGCCGCGATGTAGTGCTCCCAGGCATCGGGGAACAGGCGGCTGGCGCCTTCCTGGTAGAACCACTCCAGTTCCCAGCGGCGCAGCATGAAGATGCCACGCAGCACCAGCTCGGTGACGCGCTCAGGATGCGTCTGCGCGTAGGCCAGTGCCAGGGTCGAGCCCCAACTGCCGCCGAACACCTGCCAGCGCTCGATGCCCAGGTGCGTGCGCAGCCGTTCGATGTCGGCGACCAGGTCCCAGGTGGTGTTGTCGACCAGGTCGGCATGCGGCGTGGAACGGCCGGAGCCGCGCTGGTCGAACAGTACGATGCGGTACTTGGCCGGATCGTGGAAGCGGCGCATCTTGGCGTTGCAGCCGCCGCCCGGGCCACCGTGCAGCAGCACCACCGGCTTGCCGTGCGGGTTGCCGCACTGTTCGTAGGACAGGGTATGCCGTGCGTCCACCGGCAACATGCCGCTGTCGAACGGCTCGATCTCGGGATACAGCGTGCGCATGGCGACTCCTGCGGGAAAACCGCGATTCTACCCATGCGCGCCACGATGGGCGGCGCCGACCGGCAACGGCCGGCCGCGAACGGACCTGACGCAGCGCCGATCGGCCAACCGGTGTCGGCGTTAACCGAGAGCCGGCGCGCCTCTGCCGCCAGGGGCGTCCTGCAGCCGCTGCTGCGCTTCCATGGCCAAGTGCTGCTCGCGCTGCTGGTTGAACGCCTGCGTCTGCTGCACCGTCTCGTGCATCGGTGCCGCCGCCTGCGCCACGTCCGTGGCGGCGCGAAACCCCGGCGTGGTACCGGACACCCACAGCTTGTCGCCGGCCACCTGCACCCGGTCGATCTTGTTCGCGCCGGCGATGCCGGCCTGCTTGGCGCCGAGCATCGCCTGCGCGACGTGCGCATCGTCGATATGCGCCGGCACGTCCTTGCGGATGCGCGCGAACATGGCCTGATCGGACGCAGGCAGCGCGCCCAGGTTCTGCGCACGATCGGCCGTATGGCCGGCCGACGGTGCCGAGTGGGCTCCTGAAGCAGGCGTCGTCGCCGCGCCATGCGGATGCGTCGCGGCAGGCGCCTGCGGGTGCGGCTGCGCGGGCGCGTTGGCCGGCGCGCTGCGCTGGAACCACTGCCCGGGATGGGTCAGCGTGTCGTAGGCCTGGCCCGCCGCGTGCTTGGCCGCATCGATGCCCTGCGTGGCGGTCTGCCTTGCGGTCTCGTACGCCTGCGTACCCACCCGCGCGGCGCTGTCGGCCGCTTGCTTCGCCGCATCATAGGCACTGGTGGCCGCACGTCCAGCTTGCTCCACGCCTTCGGTCACTGCGTGTTTGGACGCGTCGTAGGTCTGCGTGACCGTGCGCTCGACATGCTCCACACCGTTTGCGACCACATGCTTCGCCGCGCCGTAGGTTTGAGTGGCCGCGCGCCCAACCTGCTCCGCGCCTTCGGTCACCACATGCTTCGCGGCGTCGTAGGTCTGGGTGGCGGCGCGACCAACCTGCTGCGCGCCTTCGGTCACCACGTGCTTGGTCGCGTCGTAGGTTTGCGTCACCGCACGTTCGGCGCGATCGATCCCATCGGAGACCGTTTGCTTGCCGAGCTGATAGGTCTGCGTGGCGGTTTGCGCCGCGACCCGCGCACCATCGTAGGCATCGACGATGTGATTGGCGACGTTGGCAACGCGCGCCTGTACACGAGGATCATGGATCTTCTCGACCACGGCTTCGGCCGCCGCGTGTGCGCCTCGCTCCACGGCGCCTTTGGCCGACTCGAGCCCGCCGCTCACCCAACGTGCTGCCGCATCCGTACCCTGCCCGTGCAGACGGGCGGCTTCGCCCACCACATGTCCGGCAAATGGCGCCACGGGGATGAAGGGTCCGGTAAAGCGCCCGCCTTCCCGCGCCACGATCGCTATGCGCTCGTCCAGCGCTTGCACGTAGCGACCGCCGGCGCGCACGGCATCGGCGCCGGATTGCAGGCCATGTTGCACGCCCCGCACGACACCGTTGCCTTCGATCCCGTCTCGAATGGGCTGCTCGGCATGCAAGGTCAGGTATTCGTTCACTTGCCGCTGGACCCCGGGGGGCAGCAGGCGCTGGCCATCGCCTGCCTGCATCTGCCGCAGCGCCAGCGACAGTTCCCCGCGGTGATGGGTGACATCGCTTTGGAACTGCGCGATGGCCGCTTCATGCGCCGCAGAGCGCTGCACCGCCTCTGCGAAGCGGGTGGGTTCCAGCATGTTGCCCGGACTCTGGCTGCCGAAGTGTTGTTGGCCGCCGTGATCGCCCAGGCGCATCGCGATCAGCACGTTCGGGGGCGGCGCGCCGGCCGGCGCATCCAGGTAACGGCCAGCACGCAGGCTTTGGATGTCGTCCTGGCTGGCCAGCGATACCACCTTGCCAACGTGCGGGCTGGCCGCGCTCACCACATCGCCGGCCATGCGGTAGTTGGTGAGTTGGCAGCCGGGCTGCGGCGCACCGCCGGTGAGCTGTGCCGCACCGTAGGCATTGAAGGTGGCGCCGCGCAGCCCGTACCTGGCCGCCTCGATTTCCGCCAGCGCACCGCCAAGGGAATGGCCGGCGACCGAGACCTGGTCCCTGGGGATGCCACGGTCGGCCGCCTTGGCGAGCATCTCCGCGGTGAACGCATCGGCGGCGGCTTTTTGCGGATTGACGTTGTCGCGCACCATCTTGGCGTCGACAGCGATGTCCTGCAGCGTGGTCAGCGCATGGTCCCGTCTTTCCGCGCTGGTAGCCCCGGAAAACAGCGCCGGATCGGTGCCGCGATAGGCGATGACGATGTCATGCGGCGCCGCCACGTTTTGATAGGCGGTTGCATGAAAGCCGGTAATCGGGTCGCTCGCATATCCGAAGACGGTGTAGTCCTTGCCGTCCAGGGCAACGGCCTTGGACGTTTCGACATCGCGCTGCGAGCGGTTGACATAGGCGTCGTTGGCAGCATCGGCGCGCACCTGATCGATGTGGCTCATGGGATGACATCCTTGACGACGACGGTGACGGGAAAGTACGCATCGGGATGCTGGGCGACGTCGGGATCTTCAGCGGTCAGGGTTTGCGCACCATGGCGCGCGGCGGCGGGGTCGCCGTACACGCTCTTCTTGAAATAGCTCGTCTGCAGGCCATCGCGCAGGAGAGTATTCAACGTGTGGCTCCAGTTGAACCTGACGCCCTTGGCGACCGCCGTGATGGCGACACTGGTCACGTCCCAGTGGCAGACGCCAAGTTTGTAGTAGTCCTCGTCCTGCAAGGCATCGCGATAGAAATACCCTTTCCACGTGTGCTCGTCCATGCGGGTCATTTCAATATCGACGCCAATGTTCGGCACGTCCTGCTCGCCGAGGAATGAGTCCATCGGCAAGCATTTCTTGTTGACCACGTCATATCCGATGTAACCCTCGATCGAATCCCACGGCCCGGGAGCCTGCGACGTGGCGATGACCTCGTAGCGCTTGACCGGGTGTGGATTCTTCGCGGGGTTTTTCGGACTGCCGTGCGTCATGGAACATCCTGCCGTCAGGGTGATGGAAAGGGTGAATGCAGCCAGAGCCATTCGGGTTTTCATGCGGGCACTCTACGCCGCGGCCGACAGGCGCGCCAACGCGATGGCGATATGGCGCTCCAGCCTGCCTACCCCTCCCCGGCTCCGCTCGTAGCGGTCATGC includes:
- the pip gene encoding prolyl aminopeptidase; translated protein: MRTLYPEIEPFDSGMLPVDARHTLSYEQCGNPHGKPVVLLHGGPGGGCNAKMRRFHDPAKYRIVLFDQRGSGRSTPHADLVDNTTWDLVADIERLRTHLGIERWQVFGGSWGSTLALAYAQTHPERVTELVLRGIFMLRRWELEWFYQEGASRLFPDAWEHYIAAIPPVERADLISAFHRRLTSDDEATRLAAAKAWSVWEGATSFLHVDADFVDSHEDPHFALAFARIENHYFVNGGFFEVEDQLLRDAHRIADIPGVIVHGRYDVVCPLANAWDLAKAWPKATLQITPASGHSAFEPENVDALVRATDGFA